Proteins encoded together in one Halothermothrix orenii H 168 window:
- a CDS encoding sugar kinase, which yields MPEVITIGEVLVEVMAREINQKFSEPGEFVGPFPSGAPAIFIDQVAKMGVSCGIISKVGNDDFGYLNQKRLEKDGVDTSYLAVSDEHTTGVAFVTYMDNGDREFIFHLKEAAPGYISEDDIDEGYFEDCKYLHLMGCSLFNKSIRKAIGKALDIASEKGVRISFDPNVRKELLQDKEIKDLFDRILDQCYIFLPGEEELKFVTGYDREEEAIQYLRNKGVEIIAVKKGRRGSKVYTDEVTYTLKPFKVEEVDPTGAGDTYDGALIASLVNGKGFEKALRYASAAGALAVTTKGPMEGTRTVPELDEFIKSQQKM from the coding sequence ATGCCTGAAGTAATAACCATTGGTGAAGTCCTTGTTGAAGTAATGGCCAGGGAGATTAACCAGAAGTTTTCTGAGCCCGGGGAGTTTGTCGGGCCATTTCCCAGCGGAGCTCCGGCCATATTTATTGATCAGGTCGCCAAAATGGGAGTTAGCTGTGGGATAATATCAAAAGTAGGTAATGATGATTTTGGATACCTCAACCAGAAAAGGCTTGAAAAGGATGGGGTTGATACCAGTTATCTCGCTGTTTCAGACGAACATACTACCGGTGTTGCTTTTGTTACCTATATGGATAATGGTGACCGGGAATTTATTTTTCACTTAAAAGAAGCCGCCCCTGGCTATATAAGTGAAGATGATATTGATGAAGGATACTTTGAAGATTGTAAATACCTTCATTTGATGGGCTGTTCCCTATTTAATAAGTCTATACGAAAGGCCATAGGTAAAGCCCTGGACATAGCATCTGAAAAAGGGGTAAGGATATCCTTTGACCCCAACGTCAGAAAGGAGCTCCTTCAGGATAAGGAGATTAAGGACCTGTTTGATAGAATCCTGGATCAGTGTTATATATTTTTACCCGGGGAAGAGGAGCTTAAGTTTGTAACCGGGTATGACAGAGAAGAAGAGGCCATTCAGTATTTAAGGAATAAAGGTGTTGAAATAATTGCTGTCAAAAAGGGTAGAAGGGGCAGTAAGGTTTATACTGATGAAGTTACGTATACATTAAAACCCTTTAAGGTAGAGGAGGTTGATCCTACCGGGGCAGGGGATACATATGACGGGGCCTTGATAGCAAGCCTGGTTAACGGGAAGGGGTTTGAAAAGGCCTTACGGTATGCCAGTGCTGCCGGGGCTCTTGCTGTAACTACAAAAGGTCCCATGGAGGGGACCAGGACTGTTCCGGAATTAGATGAATTTATTAAATCACAACAGAAGATGTAA
- a CDS encoding bifunctional phosphoglucose/phosphomannose isomerase, with protein MLIDLNNIEKVKEIDSQKAIETTENYDSQFQEGLKLGQSIEIEELPDRIDNIILLGTGGGSAITGGLLQSYLFDELPVPLYINQGYNIPAWVDENTLVLVVSHSGNTEEIVNSFKQAEQRGACIFILTSGGILGEKAREQGIPHLIVPRDIGHPRRDLGYIFIPLLALLNKLGLIEDKTGEVLDLIELFGELKNRYRLKTPLEKNPAKQLAVDLDNYIPLIYGSLDYYDVVAWRWKNQFGENGKKLAFYNVIPNLHHDEAVGWEMEKEVLERFYLVVLRDSELDLDNIKKRKDVTVEILRERIGKVIEVYAEGHTRLARMFSLIYLGDFVTIYHAIARGIDPTPVNIIDYFKKKMME; from the coding sequence TTGTTAATAGATTTAAATAATATTGAAAAGGTTAAGGAGATTGATAGCCAGAAGGCCATTGAAACCACGGAAAATTATGACAGTCAGTTTCAGGAAGGTTTGAAACTCGGACAATCCATTGAGATTGAAGAACTACCGGACCGGATTGATAATATAATCCTGCTGGGGACCGGTGGGGGGTCAGCAATCACCGGGGGGCTTTTACAGTCCTACCTGTTTGATGAATTACCTGTTCCCCTGTATATAAATCAGGGTTATAATATTCCGGCCTGGGTCGATGAGAATACCCTGGTTTTAGTTGTATCCCATTCTGGTAATACTGAAGAGATTGTTAATTCCTTCAAACAGGCGGAACAGAGGGGAGCCTGTATCTTTATTCTGACCTCAGGGGGGATCCTGGGTGAAAAGGCCCGGGAGCAGGGAATACCCCATCTAATTGTACCCCGGGATATCGGCCATCCCCGCCGGGACCTTGGTTATATCTTTATCCCTTTACTTGCTTTGCTTAACAAACTGGGGTTAATTGAAGATAAAACCGGTGAGGTACTGGATTTGATAGAGCTATTCGGGGAATTAAAAAACCGTTACCGGCTTAAAACCCCCCTTGAGAAAAATCCGGCCAAACAACTGGCTGTTGATCTGGACAACTACATTCCGCTCATCTATGGTTCCCTGGATTATTATGATGTGGTAGCCTGGCGGTGGAAGAACCAGTTTGGAGAAAATGGTAAAAAGCTGGCCTTTTATAACGTTATCCCCAACCTGCACCATGATGAGGCCGTGGGATGGGAGATGGAAAAAGAGGTACTGGAGAGGTTTTACCTGGTGGTTTTAAGGGATTCAGAACTTGACCTGGATAATATTAAAAAACGCAAGGATGTTACCGTTGAAATCCTCAGAGAAAGGATCGGCAAGGTTATCGAGGTTTATGCTGAAGGTCATACCAGGCTGGCCAGGATGTTTTCTTTAATCTACCTGGGAGATTTTGTTACCATTTATCATGCAATTGCCAGGGGGATAGACCCGACACCGGTAAATATAATAGATTATTTTAAAAAGAAAATGATGGAGTGA
- the cysC gene encoding adenylyl-sulfate kinase, translating to MRNQKGVTVWFTGLSGAGKTTVAREVERQLKEKGYYVQRLDGDIVRQHLTRDLGFTKEDRDENIRRNSFVAKLLTQNDIITLCSFISPYRKARQTAREIIGEFIEVYVNAPLEVCEDRDVKGLYAKARAGEIDNFTGISDPYEPPQNPDLELRTDKETVEESASKVIEYLEEKGYINLPEDVLAG from the coding sequence ATGCGAAATCAAAAGGGAGTAACTGTCTGGTTTACCGGTTTAAGCGGGGCCGGTAAAACCACTGTTGCCAGAGAAGTAGAAAGGCAATTAAAAGAAAAAGGCTATTATGTCCAGAGGCTTGATGGTGATATTGTCCGTCAGCATTTAACCAGGGATTTAGGATTTACCAAGGAAGACAGGGATGAAAACATCAGAAGAAACAGTTTTGTAGCTAAATTACTTACCCAGAATGATATCATTACCCTGTGTTCATTTATTTCGCCTTACCGTAAGGCCCGCCAGACAGCCAGGGAAATAATAGGTGAATTCATTGAGGTTTATGTTAATGCTCCCCTGGAAGTCTGTGAGGACAGGGATGTTAAAGGGCTGTATGCCAAAGCCAGGGCCGGGGAAATTGATAACTTTACAGGCATTTCCGATCCTTACGAACCACCACAAAATCCAGATCTGGAACTGAGGACCGACAAAGAAACTGTGGAAGAAAGTGCGAGTAAGGTAATTGAATACCTTGAAGAGAAGGGTTATATAAATTTGCCTGAGGATGTTCTGGCAGGTTAA
- a CDS encoding sugar ABC transporter ATP-binding protein, which produces MPEDIILEMKDITKRFPGVTALKDVSLKLKKGHVHTILGENGAGKSTLMKVLAGVHTDYEGDIFIKGQKVYFENPKDAQEKGIAIIYQELSLCPNLSVGANIFANREMVKSNFLLDEKKINEEARKILDQLDARIDPRTMVKDLSVSQQQLVEIAKALSLKAEIIIMDEPTSALSERETEKLFGVIERLKKQGVSMLYISHRMDEIFKVSDEITVLRDGQYIGTVPVEEAEINELIKMMAGRELKDIYPDKDYDVSDETIFKVNKLSKEGLFNDINLDLKKGEIVGIFGLVGSGRTEVAKTIFGIIPKDSGHIEVRGKKVDINNPTDAIDNGLAFITENRKEEGLVLFNSVSKNVTMVTLDKILNKFKFLDKKREDSVARKAVDSLRIKTPGVSQKVNNLSGGNQQKVVLAKWLEVDPEILILDEPTRGIDVGAKHEIYQIMRKLASKGTGIIMISSELPEIMGMSDRIVVMRDGQFVKEFVTSRTTQEEIMLYATGGNRR; this is translated from the coding sequence ATGCCAGAAGATATAATTTTAGAAATGAAGGATATAACCAAAAGGTTTCCCGGGGTAACGGCCCTGAAGGATGTTTCTTTAAAACTGAAGAAGGGGCATGTTCACACCATCCTGGGGGAGAATGGTGCCGGCAAGTCAACTCTGATGAAGGTTCTGGCCGGGGTTCACACCGATTATGAAGGCGATATTTTTATCAAGGGTCAGAAAGTTTATTTTGAAAATCCTAAAGATGCCCAGGAAAAGGGGATAGCTATTATCTATCAGGAACTCAGTCTCTGTCCCAACCTGAGTGTCGGGGCCAATATTTTTGCCAACCGGGAGATGGTTAAATCAAATTTCCTGCTGGATGAGAAGAAAATCAATGAAGAAGCCAGAAAGATACTGGATCAGCTGGATGCCCGGATTGACCCCAGGACCATGGTTAAAGATTTGAGTGTTTCCCAGCAGCAGCTGGTGGAGATAGCCAAGGCTTTATCCCTTAAGGCTGAAATTATTATTATGGATGAACCGACATCTGCCCTGAGTGAGCGGGAGACAGAAAAACTGTTCGGGGTTATCGAAAGGCTGAAAAAACAGGGTGTCTCTATGCTCTATATCTCCCACCGGATGGATGAAATCTTTAAAGTGTCTGATGAAATAACTGTCCTCAGGGATGGACAGTATATCGGGACTGTTCCTGTAGAAGAGGCAGAAATCAATGAACTTATAAAAATGATGGCCGGGCGGGAGTTAAAAGATATTTACCCTGATAAAGACTATGATGTTTCTGATGAGACCATATTTAAGGTAAATAAACTTTCTAAAGAAGGATTATTTAATGATATCAACCTTGACTTGAAAAAGGGTGAGATTGTCGGGATATTCGGTCTGGTGGGTTCAGGCCGGACAGAGGTTGCCAAAACTATCTTTGGTATTATCCCCAAAGATAGTGGTCATATTGAAGTCAGGGGTAAAAAAGTGGATATTAATAACCCCACTGATGCTATTGATAATGGTCTGGCCTTTATCACTGAAAACAGAAAAGAGGAAGGCCTGGTCTTATTTAACAGTGTCAGTAAAAATGTTACCATGGTTACTTTAGACAAGATACTGAATAAGTTTAAGTTTCTGGATAAAAAACGGGAGGATTCAGTGGCCCGGAAGGCTGTTGATAGCCTGAGGATTAAGACCCCGGGGGTAAGCCAGAAGGTTAATAATTTGAGTGGTGGCAACCAGCAGAAGGTTGTCCTGGCAAAATGGCTTGAAGTTGACCCCGAGATACTGATCCTTGATGAACCGACCAGAGGAATAGATGTCGGGGCTAAACATGAAATCTACCAGATTATGAGGAAACTTGCAAGTAAAGGAACAGGTATTATTATGATTTCTTCCGAACTGCCTGAAATAATGGGCATGAGTGACAGGATCGTTGTCATGAGGGATGGTCAATTTGTTAAGGAGTTTGTAACATCCCGGACCACCCAGGAAGAAATAATGTTATATGCGACAGGGGGTAATAGAAGGTGA
- a CDS encoding methyl-accepting chemotaxis protein, translating to MFIKLPRLGLLGKLLFMVITITVVSIVISTLITFTSMQNSIENIHFNKLKNIRTIKKNQIEDFFRERLNNINILSKSVAVQEGLSKLNSSFIYIGLNSSNYKKVAENYSPFLENYVEKYGYADLMLINKKGDIIYSVAGRKDLGTNLIKGPYSKTNLGRIFEKALKNQVLSDYELYGPLNAPACFVAAPVKDNWGNVKGIVALELSDKKIDAIMGETTGLGKTGETYLVGSDQLMRSNSRFVKENTMLKTKIDTEAVGLALKGKEGERIIEGPRGHRVLSSFAPLNIKGLNWVIVAEIKESEVFGGIRDQAEKIVWFTLIFVAIVIVVVYFFSRQYTSPIKKFNDLFSRLARGDLSVQYPIKNINCSEVINCDQEDCPDYNQDNVSCWLDVGSFAPDFGEEITCQQILKGKYKTCEECKVYRMANTDEMSTLGGLFNKLVSNLREMIGQVVWVSKKMASASEDLSSSGEDLARTAEQVSISIQNVAADADREASQINNGRNNVDSLVDQIKGVVDLSEKMNTQAENVMDNIKDGNNYISTSVEKITNVKDNSREIASTINSLGKMSREIGNIIELIDGIAAQTNLLALNAAIEAARAGQAGQGFSVVADEIRQLAEESSKATEQIATLINDIQGSVEDAVTKMDDTENAVDESVNIIEKTGNSFNEINSAATNLSSLIKGITERASLMAEDSDQVERVIDNIAEVSEQVAGNAEEVSASSEEQIAATEEIAASARELASMAEELSQAVNRFKL from the coding sequence TTGTTTATCAAACTTCCCCGGCTGGGGCTATTGGGGAAATTATTATTTATGGTTATCACTATCACCGTTGTTTCTATCGTCATCTCCACCCTTATAACCTTTACCAGTATGCAGAACTCCATAGAGAATATTCATTTTAATAAACTCAAGAATATTAGGACTATAAAAAAGAATCAGATAGAAGATTTCTTCAGAGAAAGGCTTAACAATATAAATATTCTGAGTAAATCAGTTGCCGTTCAGGAGGGATTATCAAAGCTCAACTCCTCTTTCATCTACATAGGACTAAATTCCAGCAATTATAAAAAAGTAGCTGAAAACTATAGCCCCTTTCTGGAGAACTATGTAGAAAAATACGGTTATGCTGACCTTATGTTGATTAACAAAAAGGGGGATATTATCTACTCCGTTGCCGGAAGGAAAGACCTGGGAACCAACCTGATTAAAGGCCCCTACAGCAAGACCAACCTGGGACGAATTTTTGAGAAAGCCCTGAAAAATCAGGTCCTGTCCGATTATGAACTATACGGCCCCTTAAATGCACCGGCCTGCTTTGTCGCCGCCCCTGTTAAAGACAACTGGGGAAATGTCAAGGGAATTGTAGCCCTGGAGCTTTCTGATAAAAAAATAGATGCCATTATGGGAGAAACTACTGGTCTCGGCAAAACCGGGGAAACCTACCTGGTTGGCAGTGATCAGTTAATGAGGTCCAACTCCAGGTTTGTTAAGGAAAATACCATGTTAAAGACAAAGATTGATACCGAGGCCGTCGGACTGGCCCTCAAGGGAAAAGAAGGGGAAAGAATTATTGAGGGTCCTCGAGGACATAGGGTATTAAGCTCTTTTGCCCCCCTGAATATTAAGGGGCTTAACTGGGTTATCGTAGCTGAAATCAAGGAAAGTGAGGTCTTTGGCGGAATTAGAGACCAGGCAGAAAAAATAGTATGGTTTACCCTGATATTTGTGGCTATCGTTATTGTTGTTGTTTATTTCTTCTCCCGACAGTATACCTCACCAATCAAGAAATTTAATGACCTCTTTTCCCGGCTGGCCCGGGGGGACTTATCGGTTCAATACCCCATTAAAAACATCAACTGTTCAGAGGTTATCAACTGTGACCAGGAAGACTGTCCTGACTATAACCAGGATAATGTTTCCTGCTGGTTGGATGTTGGTAGTTTTGCCCCTGATTTCGGTGAAGAAATTACATGCCAGCAAATTCTAAAAGGTAAGTATAAAACATGTGAGGAATGTAAAGTGTACCGGATGGCCAATACAGATGAAATGTCTACCCTGGGAGGGCTTTTTAATAAACTTGTCAGTAATCTAAGGGAAATGATCGGCCAGGTAGTATGGGTTTCAAAGAAAATGGCTTCTGCCAGCGAAGACCTCTCATCATCAGGTGAAGACCTGGCCCGGACCGCTGAACAGGTCAGTATCTCCATCCAGAATGTGGCCGCTGATGCCGACAGGGAAGCCTCCCAGATAAATAATGGCAGGAACAATGTTGACTCACTGGTAGACCAGATTAAAGGAGTAGTAGATTTGTCTGAAAAGATGAATACCCAGGCTGAAAATGTTATGGATAATATAAAAGACGGTAATAATTATATCTCAACATCAGTTGAAAAAATAACCAATGTTAAAGATAATTCAAGAGAGATTGCATCTACCATTAACTCCCTGGGGAAAATGTCCCGTGAAATTGGTAATATAATTGAACTAATAGATGGTATTGCTGCCCAGACCAATTTGCTTGCCCTCAATGCTGCTATTGAGGCAGCCAGGGCCGGTCAGGCAGGCCAGGGTTTCAGTGTGGTCGCCGATGAAATCAGGCAACTGGCTGAAGAATCCTCAAAGGCCACCGAACAGATTGCCACCCTTATCAATGATATCCAGGGTAGTGTTGAAGATGCTGTCACTAAAATGGATGATACCGAAAATGCCGTCGACGAAAGTGTTAATATCATAGAAAAGACCGGTAATTCCTTTAATGAAATAAACAGTGCTGCTACCAATTTAAGCTCCCTGATTAAGGGGATTACAGAACGGGCCAGCCTTATGGCCGAAGATAGTGACCAGGTCGAAAGGGTAATCGATAATATTGCTGAAGTCAGTGAACAGGTGGCCGGTAATGCCGAAGAGGTTTCAGCCTCCAGTGAAGAACAGATAGCCGCCACCGAAGAGATAGCAGCCTCGGCCCGGGAACTGGCCAGCATGGCAGAAGAACTCTCACAGGCCGTTAATCGCTTTAAGTTATAA
- a CDS encoding ABC transporter permease: MNRVASKKRLKFLEGEFIKSYGGILLGLIIICLIFTILSPRFLNIRNIMNIILQVSIIAIAAFGMTFALIIGGIDLSVGSTIALVGTVAAFLLTQGLPFLLVLLLTLAFGAILGLFNGTMISKLHIPAFIVTVATMSIFRGIAYLITGGIPIVIQDGVFLALGNNSFLGIPIPVLVLLGLFIVTGVLLSKTKFGRHAYITGGNEEAARFAGIKVSNLKIKIYVITSLMATVSGILLASRLYSAQPNAASGYELDAIAASVLGGTSLSGGYGTIFGTLIGAIIIGVINNGMNLVSVPYFYQLIVKGLVILVAVYIDVRNKSNR, encoded by the coding sequence GTGAACAGAGTAGCTTCTAAAAAGAGGTTAAAATTCTTAGAGGGAGAGTTTATAAAGTCCTATGGAGGAATCTTACTGGGTTTAATAATTATATGTCTTATCTTTACAATACTTTCTCCCCGTTTTCTAAATATCAGGAATATCATGAATATCATATTACAGGTATCAATTATTGCTATTGCAGCCTTTGGGATGACTTTTGCCCTCATCATTGGTGGTATTGACCTGTCAGTTGGTTCAACCATTGCTCTGGTAGGGACAGTGGCTGCCTTCCTGTTAACTCAGGGCCTGCCTTTTTTGCTGGTGCTTTTATTAACCCTTGCCTTTGGGGCTATTCTGGGGTTATTTAATGGAACCATGATTTCAAAGCTCCATATTCCAGCCTTTATTGTAACGGTGGCTACCATGAGTATTTTCAGGGGGATTGCCTATCTGATAACCGGGGGTATTCCTATTGTAATTCAGGATGGTGTGTTCCTGGCCCTGGGTAATAACTCCTTTCTGGGGATTCCGATTCCGGTTCTGGTACTGCTGGGGTTATTTATTGTCACCGGTGTGCTCTTATCTAAAACTAAATTCGGACGCCATGCCTATATTACCGGTGGGAACGAGGAAGCGGCCAGGTTTGCCGGTATTAAAGTTTCCAATCTGAAAATTAAAATTTATGTTATCACCAGTTTAATGGCTACCGTCAGTGGTATTCTCCTTGCTTCCAGGCTTTATTCGGCCCAGCCCAATGCTGCCAGTGGCTATGAGCTTGATGCAATTGCTGCCTCAGTACTGGGTGGAACAAGCCTGAGTGGTGGTTATGGAACTATCTTTGGCACTTTAATCGGGGCTATTATAATTGGTGTTATCAATAACGGGATGAACCTTGTCAGTGTACCTTATTTTTACCAGTTAATTGTTAAAGGACTGGTTATCCTGGTTGCTGTATATATTGATGTAAGAAATAAATCAAATAGGTAA
- the sat gene encoding sulfate adenylyltransferase, giving the protein MIKPHGGKLVNRIVEGAKREELIKKAGEMPRIMLNRDELTAVDNIATGLFSPLEGFLTSEDYNRVVEEMRLADGTVWSIPEVLGVTREEADNLKEGQDVGLYFEEDDELYAILHLEEKYTCDPEREAELVYGTTEEEHPGVKNVYKRDEILLGGKISLINRLKYDDFNNYRLTPAETREKIKEKGWQTVVGFQTRNPIHRAHEYLQKCALETVDGLFLSPLVGRTKASDIPADIRIKSYEVVLDKFYPRDRTMMVVFPAAMHYAGPREAIFHALCRKNYGCTHFIVGRDHAGVGDYYGTYDAQKIFDEFDPEEIGITPLKFEYSFYCKKCGGMASGKTCPHSADDHIFLSGTRVRKLLREGKKPPKEMTRPEVAEVLIQGMQQ; this is encoded by the coding sequence GTGATTAAACCACATGGAGGTAAACTGGTAAATAGAATCGTAGAAGGGGCAAAGCGGGAAGAACTTATAAAAAAAGCTGGAGAGATGCCCCGGATTATGTTAAACCGGGATGAGCTTACCGCGGTAGATAATATCGCGACTGGCCTCTTTAGCCCCCTTGAGGGTTTTCTAACCAGTGAAGACTATAACCGGGTAGTTGAAGAGATGCGCCTGGCTGATGGAACTGTCTGGAGTATTCCAGAGGTTCTGGGGGTGACCAGGGAGGAAGCTGATAACCTCAAAGAGGGCCAGGATGTTGGTTTATACTTTGAGGAAGATGATGAGCTATATGCTATCCTGCATCTGGAAGAGAAATATACCTGTGACCCGGAACGGGAAGCAGAACTGGTCTATGGAACCACTGAGGAAGAACACCCGGGTGTCAAAAATGTCTATAAACGGGATGAAATATTATTGGGTGGTAAGATAAGCCTCATTAACAGGCTTAAGTATGATGACTTTAATAATTACCGACTGACACCTGCCGAAACCAGGGAGAAAATAAAGGAAAAAGGATGGCAAACGGTAGTTGGTTTCCAGACCAGAAACCCCATTCACCGGGCTCATGAATACTTACAGAAATGTGCCCTGGAGACGGTTGACGGCCTTTTCTTAAGTCCTCTTGTGGGAAGGACCAAGGCCAGTGATATTCCTGCCGATATCAGGATTAAGAGCTATGAAGTTGTGCTGGATAAATTCTATCCCCGTGACCGGACCATGATGGTTGTTTTCCCGGCTGCGATGCATTATGCCGGCCCCAGGGAAGCTATATTCCATGCCCTGTGCCGAAAAAATTATGGTTGTACCCATTTTATTGTGGGGCGTGACCATGCCGGGGTTGGGGATTATTATGGTACATATGATGCCCAGAAGATTTTTGATGAATTTGACCCTGAAGAGATCGGGATTACCCCCCTCAAATTTGAATATTCTTTTTACTGCAAAAAATGTGGCGGCATGGCCAGTGGCAAGACCTGTCCTCATTCCGCCGATGACCACATCTTCTTGAGTGGAACCAGGGTTAGAAAGCTCCTCAGGGAGGGTAAAAAACCTCCAAAGGAAATGACCCGTCCTGAAGTGGCTGAGGTTTTAATTCAGGGCATGCAGCAATAA
- a CDS encoding substrate-binding domain-containing protein: protein MTNKAKGLVVLLVAVMVLGLSQFALADDITIGASLLTQQHPFYVQLKQAMEKAADDNGVELIVSIANQDLNKQISDVEDFIVRGVDAIVLSPVDSKGVVGAIIKAKRAGIPVITVDISAEGVEVDAHVATDNYYGGRIAGETMAKVLNGKGQVAIIDYPVVQSVRDRVAGFKEAVSKYPGIEIVAIQPGITRPEALNTAQNILQAHPEVDGIFGFGDDAALASVVAVKSAGMEDDVKVIGFDGMEEARNAVKKEESFVAVVCQYPGEMGRLGLETALRVIKGEKVEKEIPVLPGLFTKEGEQKKVVLD from the coding sequence ATGACAAATAAAGCAAAAGGTTTAGTAGTATTACTGGTAGCGGTGATGGTTTTAGGTTTAAGTCAATTTGCCCTGGCTGATGATATTACCATAGGGGCTTCTTTACTGACACAGCAGCATCCCTTTTATGTCCAGCTAAAACAGGCTATGGAAAAAGCTGCTGACGATAATGGTGTTGAATTAATAGTTTCTATTGCCAATCAGGATTTAAACAAACAGATTTCTGATGTTGAAGACTTTATCGTCAGGGGTGTTGATGCTATTGTCCTGAGTCCGGTTGATTCCAAGGGTGTTGTCGGGGCTATTATTAAAGCTAAAAGGGCCGGCATCCCTGTAATCACTGTTGATATCTCTGCTGAAGGTGTAGAAGTAGATGCTCATGTTGCTACTGACAACTATTATGGTGGCAGAATCGCTGGAGAAACCATGGCTAAAGTTTTAAATGGAAAAGGACAGGTTGCCATTATTGACTACCCTGTAGTTCAGTCTGTAAGGGACAGGGTTGCCGGTTTTAAAGAAGCTGTCAGTAAATACCCCGGTATTGAAATTGTTGCTATTCAGCCCGGTATCACCAGACCTGAGGCTTTAAATACTGCCCAGAATATCCTTCAGGCCCATCCTGAAGTAGATGGTATCTTTGGTTTTGGTGATGACGCTGCCCTGGCTTCTGTAGTGGCTGTTAAATCTGCCGGTATGGAAGATGATGTTAAGGTAATCGGTTTTGACGGAATGGAAGAAGCCCGCAATGCAGTTAAGAAAGAAGAGTCCTTTGTAGCAGTTGTCTGTCAGTATCCCGGTGAAATGGGTCGTCTCGGATTGGAAACAGCTCTCAGGGTAATTAAAGGAGAAAAAGTTGAAAAAGAAATCCCGGTTCTACCCGGTCTTTTCACCAAAGAGGGAGAACAGAAAAAAGTAGTACTTGACTAG
- the pfkB gene encoding 1-phosphofructokinase, whose protein sequence is MVVTVTLNTSVDKAYILNQMETGGVNRVKETRNTAGGKGLNVARVARQLGTPVKAIGLVGGYSGEFILKKLREEEIDHNFLKVRGETRSCINVIEKERKRQTELLEPGPVVDAESLERFIDLYREEIKPARVVCMSGSVPRGVPADIYKRLVEIAKIANKKVILDASGTLLEEGIKGAPSIVKPNQDEAEALFDIKINSISDARQAGERLLDMGVELGIVSLGKEGFVAVSPDFTYYVKPPEIEVVNTVGCGDSLVAGLACGLDRGESLEDILRLGSAASAANAMNMKTGYCHREDVNNIIDRVKVRDMSCNYSS, encoded by the coding sequence ATGGTAGTAACTGTTACCCTTAATACTTCAGTAGATAAGGCCTATATACTCAACCAGATGGAAACAGGTGGGGTAAACAGGGTCAAAGAGACCCGGAATACGGCCGGGGGAAAGGGATTGAATGTAGCCCGGGTTGCCCGGCAGCTCGGGACCCCGGTGAAGGCCATTGGTCTGGTGGGTGGTTATTCTGGAGAATTTATCTTAAAAAAACTGCGGGAAGAAGAGATTGACCATAATTTCCTTAAAGTAAGAGGGGAAACCCGCTCATGTATAAATGTAATTGAAAAGGAGCGAAAAAGGCAGACCGAGCTTTTAGAGCCGGGGCCTGTGGTTGATGCAGAAAGCCTGGAACGTTTTATTGACCTTTATAGGGAGGAGATAAAACCAGCCCGGGTGGTCTGCATGTCAGGTAGTGTACCCCGGGGTGTCCCGGCAGATATCTATAAAAGGCTTGTTGAAATAGCTAAAATTGCAAACAAAAAAGTTATCCTTGATGCCAGTGGGACCCTGCTGGAAGAAGGGATTAAAGGGGCTCCCAGTATTGTTAAACCCAACCAGGATGAAGCCGAAGCCCTTTTTGATATAAAAATTAACAGTATTTCTGACGCCAGACAGGCAGGGGAAAGGCTTCTGGATATGGGGGTTGAACTGGGGATAGTTTCCCTCGGTAAAGAGGGTTTTGTAGCTGTCAGCCCTGACTTTACCTACTATGTCAAACCACCGGAGATAGAGGTGGTCAATACAGTGGGATGTGGTGATTCCCTGGTGGCCGGTCTGGCCTGTGGCCTGGACAGGGGTGAAAGCCTGGAAGATATATTGAGACTGGGCAGTGCTGCCTCTGCTGCCAATGCCATGAATATGAAGACAGGCTATTGCCACAGGGAAGATGTAAACAATATTATTGATAGAGTAAAGGTTAGAGACATGTCATGCAATTATTCCAGTTAA